DNA sequence from the bacterium genome:
TCGCTGACGGACTCTTGGTTCAACGTAACGAGATCCGCGTTGTGCAGCATCAGCACGTCGAGATAATCCGTCTGCAGGGCGGCGAGACTCTTCTGCAACGAGCGCCGAATGGCGGCGGAGGCCCCTGCTTTCACAGTGCCGCTGTCCGGCGAAACAGGCAGGCTGCATTTTGAGCAAAGGATGACCTGCTCCCTCCTGTCTTTGAAAGCCTTGCCCATGAGCTCTTCACTTCGGCCGTAGGCCCGGGCGGTATCGAAAAAAGTGATGCCCAGCTCCAGGGCCTGATGCAAAAGATGGATCGATTCAGCCTCGCTCGGCATATCGGCCGATGATCGCACACCGATGCCGTACGGCAGGCCGATCTCCACACCGCCGAAGGAAATTTCAGAAACCGGTATCTCGGTTCTTCCAAGACGTCTCTGTTTCATCGCACCCTTCCATTCATGACAGCGCTCCTTATCACAGCGGCTTGGCCTCTTCTTTCTTAAAAAAGAAAACACTGAGAAGCCAACAGGCCGCGATGCCGGCGATGAAAGAGCTGGGGATGATCCACAGGAAAGAGATAGTGATGGAAAACAGTTCGTAGGAATAGCTGATCAACGCCGCCGTCGCACCGCTGAACAGCGTTCCGATGAATACAGCCGTCGGCTTGGCGCGCGGGATGAACATGGCCATGAAAAATGGCACAAAGAGCGGCGCGGTAAGCAGATTGATGGTTTTATAGGTCATCTCCAGCAGATTGCCCTTGATGGACCCGATCCCCAGGCTCGTCAACACCACCACCAGGCCAATGAGCACAGAGATCCACTTGGCCAGCGTCACCTGTTTCTTTTCGTTCAACGGCTGTCGGCGGAACACCAGCACAAAATCTTTGATGATCACCAGACAGGAAGAGTTGATGCCTGATGAAAGGCTGGACATGGCGGCGGCAAACAGGGCGGCCAGCACCAAACCGGACACTCCGACCGGCAGGCCTGCCACGATAAAATGAGGAAACAGTCGGTCCGCTGCACTGATTAGAGTATGGCCCGATGGAATCAGTAAAGTGTTCTTTTGAAAAAACGCCATGACCGACAATCCCAAAGTCGCCAGCAGTACAAACACAAGGACATTGGAGATGACATGGCTGAGATACATCCTCTGCGCTGCTTTGGTGTCGCGCGTCGCCAGATAACGCTGAATGGCCATTTGATCAGAGCCGGCGGTGCATACGTGCCAGCCGAACATAGACAGACTGGCTGTTAAAAAACTGACGCGGGTTTGGGTGTCAAAGAAAACCCAATTCTGCCAATGTTCCGGCCAATGAGCGGGGATGATGGCGGCGGCGCCGCCCAAATCGGATACAATGATCAGGATAGCCAGAATCGAGCCGCCGAAAAGCACAAAGGTTTGGATCACATCGGTCAACACTACGCCGCGCAGCCCGCCGAACGACGTGTAGGTGATGGTGATCACGCCCATCATGAGGCTGACCCACCGAGCGGTTTCCACCGGCCACCCCATGATCGGCACGATCACCTTGTCCGCCAACATGTAAATGATCACCGCCATCCAGACCAAGCGCATGACTAAAAAATAAATGGAGGCCAGAAGGCGGTTTTTCAATCCCAGCCTGAGCTCCAGCAACTCATAGGCGCTGGAGATTTTCAATTTCATGATATAGGGTATAAAGAAAATCGCCACGACAAGGTAAATAAAAGGAAAGGCGGCCAGAAAAGACCACATCATCGGCCCGTTTTTCACCATTTCGCCGGGCATGGACAGATAGGACACGGTGCTGAACATCGTGGCGAAAAAAGAGAGGCCCACGCGCCAGGAGGTCATCTTTCGGCCTCCGAGCATATAGTCGTCGGTGTTTTTATTGCGGCGGGAAAAATAGAAACCGATGGCCAGCATGACGGCAAAGTAAGCGAGTAAAACAATCCAATCCCAGGCCTGCAGTGCGATTCTTTCTGTCGTCATTCATCCTCCCGGTTACTGGGACATTGCCTGATACCAGCGTTGATACCGATCATGTCGCTCCGGATCCGGAACATACCTTTTGTTCAACTTGATCCACTGTCGAGTGGCGCTGGACAGATCCACAAACCAACCAGCGGCAACAGCAGCCAGCATGGCTGCGCCCATGGCCGCGGGCGCCCGGCCTTGGCTTGTCACATACTCCAATCCGGAGAGATCCGCCTTGATCTGCAGCCACAGCTCGCTCTCCGCCCCGCCGCCGGTGGCCACCACTCTCTCCGGCGCAGCGTCCGCAGAAAATCGTTCGATCAATCTTTTGCTGCTGAGGGCCGTGGATTCCAACAGGGCGCGATAGAAATGACCATGGCGATGCAGGGCTTTCTTGTGCAGAAATCCATCGAGACCGGGATAACTGCAGGCTTGCGGGCGGGCGAGCAATCCCTCGCTGCCGATGGGAACCGTCGATGCCTGTTGCTCCAGTGCCGCCAGAGTGAAACCGGCTGCATGGTTCTGCTGATACCACTCTAAACCGGCCGCGCCGTTGCCGTCAAAGACCAGCTGAAAAAAGCGGCCCGGCTTGAAATCAACGCCGGTACAGGCATCCTGAAAAGGATGAAAAGCCGGAATGGTTCTCACGCAGGCCAGCACGGTTCCGCAGGACTCGCTCATATCCGCAATCACGTCCAGACCGGCGCCGAGGCCGGCCATGTGATGATCGAGACTGCCGATCACCAGGGGAATGCCGGCTGTCAGTCCCAGCAGGGCTGCGCCCCGGCGGCTGACCCCGCCTGCTGGAGAGCCGGGCCGTAAAGGTCTGGGGAGCGCTACGGATCCCAAATCCACAATCGATCTTAACCATTCCAGTCGATGGATGTCCAATAGACCGAGCAGCGAAGCGGTGCCCATGTCGCTGACTGTTTCACCGGTCAAACAGAACGTAAAATAGTCCGACAGGGTCAGCAGATGACGGGCCCGCGACCAAAGAGCGGCATGATGTTGCTGAAACCAGAGGATCTTGGCAAGGCAGAACTGGTGATTGCAGTGGACGCCCAGTCCAGTCCGTTCAAGGAACAGCTCTTGGTCGAAGAGATGATCGACGGCCGGATTGTCACGGGCGCGCTCATCGCACCATAGAATCAGGGGCGTTAATGGCTCGTGCGCTCGATCCAGCAGAATAAAGCTGTTCGCCTGCGAGGCGTACGAAACCGCCTTGATGCAATCGCAGGAGGCATTCGCTTGATAACAGGCTAGCTGCACTCCTTCGCGCAACAGGTGCCAGAATCGATCCACCGGGAGTTCAGCGCGCGTACCATCGCCGTTGTCCTTGGTCACCTTCGCTCGGCTCAAGCCGCAAAGCCTGCCCTGAGCATCGAATAATCCCAGTTTGAAATAGCTGGTGCCAAGATCAACACCGAGGACCAGATCCATGGGACATCCCTCGGATGAGCAGGCTTTTGGTTTCGTCCACCAGCAGCTGGCCGCTGATATGGCTGAACAACGCATTAGACGCCTCATATCCTCCGGCCGCTGCGGCCTCCGCTGTGACGATATAACCCTGCAACTCGCCGTTGGCCAGGGAGATGACGAACGTGCGTGCAAAAGCCTGCTTGATCTGCAACGCATACTCAACAAACAATTCGCCGGGCCAGGCCACCCATGTCCAGGGTCCGATTTTAAAAATCTGAATCTCTGCCGGCAGGCAGTTGCGAACCGCTGCCGCCACCTTTCCTTCCTGCTCAGCCAAAGCGAGGCTCCATGTCTCCTCTGCGCCGAACCAGTCGCACTCTGCAGTGCGTATTGCCTGTCTGTCCGCCTTCTCGCTGCGCAAACGTTCCAGTCTGGCGGCCGCCTGGTCCAGGGCGGACTGGGCGGCAGCGACTGGAGGAAAAGGTTTTCTCGGCAGACCGATCTCACTGCGCAGGCACTGCAGACAGGGATCGCTGACATACACGATGTCGGAGGAGACCGCCCGCTCAACCGCTCGTCCGAGGAGCACGCCCAGCCGTTCCGCCTCGGCAAAGGTGTTGGCCGTCGTCACATGGCGCGGACTCTGATTGCCGGCAGGTCCGGTATGGTGCAGCACCGGAACCCCGTCGCCTAAAACATGCTCTTGCAGGTACTTTCTCGTCATGCCGGGGAAATCGGCGCTGATCAGCGTCGAGTCCTCATGCAGCACCGTGGGATGCATGGAACAGACCAGCATGCAGGCGATAAATTTTTCCTCCAACAACGAGCGGACCATCAACACCGGCACTTGATGGTCCGCCGGACCGGAGGGATCACGTCGGTTCGTGCCGATGCCGGTGCTGTCCGCCAAAGCCAGGCCCACTTGCGCCCTGGCTGCATTCTTACGCGCCTGTTCAGCCGCCCGGCTCATGCGCTCCTGCATGAGGCATATATAATTCTGATCCACCCCCGGCACGGCGTCGTCCCGCTCGTTGCTGAGATAATCGACGGTGATGGGACCCGAGTGCGTGTGCGTGGCTGAGATGAGCACATTTTCAGGCGCGACGCCTGTGGCCGCTTGAATCTGCTCACGGACCGCGCGTGCTATTCGCTTGCTGATGAAAATAATGTCCGTCGCCAGCATCATGAGTTCCACTTTGCCGTCGGCCAGGTAGAGCGCGGAACAAAACAGGGAATCATGAACGCCGGTGCTGAAACGCCGGACATGCGGATATCCGTACAGGAACTGGCTATCCTGCGGCGTGATCTCTACCGCCGCTGCGCCGGCCATGAATGAAGCGGCCATCTCAATACCCTTTATCCCAATGCGGTTCGATGTTCTGGGCGATGGTTTCGCTGACGATGCAGTCGGTTTCCAGCAGCTGATGGATGGAAGAAGGCACTCTCGGCGTCACCGGACCGTGCAGCACCAGCCGCGAGATCATGCGCTGCCAGGACGTTGCGGTATTGTGCACTGACAGGGTGTGCATTTCCATGCGCGCTTTGGAGGCGATCACCTCAGCCGGGCCGATGGTTGCAGCCTTGGGCGGCACCAAAGCCAGGTCTCCGCTCATGCCAAAGCTGCCGTGTAGGGAATTCTGCGCCAGGGTGAAAGGACTCAGGGTGACGATGCGCGGCCCCATTTTTTTCCACTCCTCCAACGGCGCATCGAATTCAGGCGCATCGGGCTCGATAAAAGCCAAGTGGCCGGTCCAGCCCGGCCCGCTGTAACAAATATCCGCACCGCCCATGTCGGCGATCATTTGACCGTAATAACGAATGTTTTTATTGGTGGGCGCTTTGAAATTGGATTTCGGCGGCCGCAGCGCCTTGTCGATCTGAAAATAAAAATTGTGCATCAGGGCATAGGTAAAACTCTGGGGCCAGGATTCCGGAGCCAGGCGGCCGTTCTCATCCGCATATTCATCCATGGCGAACACGTACAAATTCCTGCAGTTCACCTTCCATTGATTGATCAGATAAGCCACTTTACGGTATAACGGCACCGGGTTCGGCAGGATCAGCACTATCTTTCTTGCCTCATCCGCCGCCTGTTTGATGCGGAAAAACATATCGCTGATGAAAATGAAATCCGCTTCATCATCCTTGACAATGCGGATTCTGAACTTGGGATTGGGATGCCGGGTGAGTTGCTCCCTTTTGATCTTGCGCACTCGTTCCAACACCGCTTTGTCTCGGAAAGGAACCCATTGGGAAGGACTATATGTGAATTTCTCCGCCATGACGACTCTCCCTTATCGTTTTTCGTACACCAGATTGCCTTGTAGATAGGTGGCGATGCAGTGAAAATCTGCATTTAATACCGCCAAGTCCGCCTTTTTGCCCGGCGCGATGCTTCCGGTCTCGGCGGCGATTTTCAGAATCCGAGCCGGATTGGTGGATGTGTATCTGGCGGCGTGAATCGGATCCACGGCGCACCGCTGCACCAGATTGGCAAAAGCCCGATTCATGGTCAGAACACTGCCGGCCAAGCCGCCGTCCCATTTTCCTCCGCACAGCCGGGCCACTCCGTTGCTGATGCGGTAGGGCGCGCCGTTCGGAAAAGCGTACATTCCGTCCTCCAGGCCTGCGCCATACAGACTGTCCGTGACGGCGATAAATCGGTGAGGCCCCAGCACCCGGGCGGCGATTTTGATGATCTCCGGCGCCACGTGATGCAGGTCGCAGATCAGCTCACAGGTGAGCGCATCCTCGACCAGAATATGCTCGATCAATCCAGCCTGCAACACACCCGGCTCTTTTTCGCCTGAGGGCATAAAGGCGTTAAACAGGTGCACCACGTGCGCAAGCCCGGCTTTTACGAACGCGTGCAGTTGCTCCCCGCCGGCCACAGAATGGCCGAGGCTGGCCACCACTCCATGCGAAGTAAGAAAACGGATGAGCTCCAGGCCGTTTTCCAACTCTGGAGAAAAAGTCACGATCTTTAACATCTCACCGATCCGCTCTACATAGATCGCAGCTTCAGACAGCGTGATCGGCCTCCGGGTGGACAGCGCCATGGCGCCCGAGCTCACTGGATTGATGAACGGGCCTTCCAGATGCACGCCCAGCAGCCTGGCTGCACGGCCTTTGACCTTGCGCGCCGCTTCGGCCGTGCTGACGCCCAACTGAACATATTGATCCACGGACATGGCCGCTCCGGTAGGCAGCAGACCCGTAGTTCCGTACCGTATCGCCTCATACGCCATGCCGGCAAGACCCTGCTCGTCCACCGGCTCGTAGGGGCCGATGCCGTGGGTGTGCAGATCGATAAACCCGGGCACGATCCAATCATCGCCGTAATCGATGACGCGAACGGCATCCGGCGCCTGCGCACAAACCTGATGCACCCGGCCGTCCTTCACCACCACACAGCCGTCGATCATTTCATCGGGAGTGACGATATGTCCTTTAAGAGCAAACATGCACCGGATCCTTGCTATCGAGCACGCCGAAATTGGTCCAGCCCCAACCGCATGGAGATGATGAGCCGGGCGATGAAAAAAATACCTGCTCCTGACGGTTCAGTACAGCGTCACTGTCCTGCGGTCACGCTGTGATTCCAGCGCAGCGGTAAACAGCACGTGGCTGAAGGCCGCCTCCTGCGGAGTCAGACAGGCGGCAAATTTTTTCAGCGGTTTTTGATGATGCAGTTCGTAAAGAAACGCCGCCCACATCTGCAGAATGGCATCGGAAAAGCCGAATTCAAAAATAGAACCGGTGTGGGTGCGAAAGGCGGTTTCATAACCCATATCAATGTGCTGCCAGACCTGTTCGCCGCCGGCGTATTCAAGGATCTGCAGGGTTTTCGGATGTTTGGTGGAAAAACGTGCAGCGGCCCGGGTTCCGAGAATTTCCAGGGACCAGGTATTTTTTTCGCCCGGCGCAATACGCTGCATTTTCAGGGTGAGTGGAAAACAGAGGTCGCCTGACTCGGCGTCCGCCGCTTCACAGAACAGTGTGGCATTGTCCCAAGTTCGGCACGGAACCCGGCTTCCCCGGCCATCGGGCCGTTCCCGGACGATGTCAGAAAGAATCGCCCGGACGTTGTAGATCCTCCACCCGGCGCGAAACGGAACATGACACACATGCAACCCCAGATCCCCCATACAACCATATTCGCCGTTCTTTTCGATCTGCCGTTTCCAGTTGATCGGCTTGTCAGGATCCAGATCGCTGGAGTGCTGAAAGCCGGCGTTCACTTCGATGATCCTGCCGAAATGACCGGCTTCGAGCATGGCACAGATCCGTTGCACAGCTGGAAAAAAAGGAAATTGAGAGGTGCAGCGGACAAAACAGTCGGGATGTTGTCGCAAGGCATGCGTGATCCGTTCGTTGGCTTTTTGGTCCATGCCGAACGGCTTTTCGCCCATCAGATGTTTGCCCGCCTGAATCACGGCGATATAGATCTCTTCATGCAGGTGGTGGGGAACCGCACAATAGACCACCTCCACCTCTGGATTCTGCAGCAGAGCGCGATAGCTGGTGGTTTGCTGTCGAAGCGACGGAAAATGCTCCGCATACCAGGGAAACAGGGAGGGTTCGGCGTCGCAGACAGCGACGATCTCCGGCTGCAGTGGAGAATCCGTCAGATGGCCCCAGCGGGCTACACAGCCGGCGAACTCTTTTCCCATCAGCCCCAGCCCGATCATACCGAACTTGACGGTTTTCATATCCTAATATCCAAACTCTTTTTCAACTTCTGTGATGGATTCTTCGATAAGATCCATGCCCAGCATTGCGTATTTTTCATCGATGATCAGCGGCGGAGACATGCGCAGAATGTGCCCGGCGGGAATCCAGGCTAATCCCTTGGCAAAAGCCTTCTGGTACACCCGTTCGCCGGCCTGGACGAACGGCTCTTTGCTGGTTTTATCCTTAACCAGCTCCAGGCCCAGCAGCAATCCTTTGCCCTTGATGTCGCCGATGATCGGATGCTCCTGCATCATCATCTGCATCCGCTTCATAAACAGGGCGCCTATAGCGCGCACATTGTCGAGAATCTTCTCCTCCTCCATCACTTCGATGGAGGCCAGGGCGGCCGCACAGGCCATGGGATTGCCGCCATAGCTGGAGGAGACCGAGATCTCTTCCAGCACATCGGCGTACTTTTGTTGGACGATCATGGCGGTGACTGGAAATCCGTTGCCGAGCGATTTGCCCAGAGTGACGATGTCCGGACAGACATCCCAATGGTTCATACACAACACCTCGCCGGTGCGGCCCAGACCGGTGAGCACCTCATCGGCGAACAGCAGAATGTGGTATTTGTCGCACAGGGCTTTCAGTTTGGGGAAAAAATCGTCCGGCGGAAAAATCGAACCCGCCCATCCCTGCGCGGGCTCGAGAACAAAAGCTGCGATGTTGTTGACTGTGCCCTCTTTGATGAATTCTTGATAAAAATCAATATAGGCGTCCGTATCGATCCGGCCGTCTGGTTTTTTAAACAAGGGGCGATAGGGATCCGGCCGCGGCACCATATAAAAGCCGGCGCTGCGGCTGGGACCGTAAGAGAGCACGCCCGCCCGGGCCATGCGGGCACAGCTCACGGCCCCCAGGGTCTTGCCGTGAAAGTCGCGATACCCGGAAATAAATTCATGTTTGCCGGTGATGGCGCGCGCCGCCCGCTGGCCGGCTTCCACCGCCGTGGTGCCATCGCTGTAAAACTGCACGGCGTTGAGATCGCCGGGCATGATCGCCGCCAGCTTTTCCACCAACGCCTCCTTGACCGGTGTGATGAAATCATGGCAGTTCATCAAAGTGCCGGCCCAATGAGCGACGGCAGCGGAAATTTTCGGATGACAATGGCCGAACGAGGTCACATAAATGCCGGACGAAAAATCGAGATAAGTGTTCCCATCAACGTCGGTCAGTGTGATGCCGTGGCCTTTTTCAAAACAGACAGGGAAAAGCTTGACCTGCGAACTCAAGCCCTTGATGTAGCGGCTGCCCTTGGCTGATAAAGCCATGGATTGGGGCCCCGGCCGCTCGGTGACCAGGTGAGGGACCTTTTGACAGGATTGTTTCCACCACATTTCCTTCATTCCATTCTCCTGATGAATCAATTAATATAGGATTATTACCGCCAATGTCAAGATGCAAAATGACGATCGGACTCGTGTTCAATGCGAACTCCACCCCGTCCAAGGACCGGCGTGGTTTTATTTCAAACCGACCTTGAGCGCGATCAAGACCTGCGCGGTCTTGAGGTCCCGTTTGGCCGTATGCACCACGGTCAGACCGCAGATCCGGTTGGAACGGATGCCGGCGCGATACCGCGCCTTCATCTCTTGCGGAAGCGCGCTCTGCTGAATCGCCTCTTCCGCCTTGCGATTAAAATAAAAAGTCGTGCGGAATGTACTCTGGGCGAGGGAGAGCCAGAAAATCGTCTGCTTGCGGCGGGTCACCTTCATCAGCCAGCTCTTTCCATCCTGATAATAGCGCCACTCTAAAGAAAAATCCGGATGATGTGTATGAAGGTAATCAAAAAGCGCCGACCAGTGCGCCTTTTTTACGCCGATATGCGCAAAGATAATCTCATCGGTCGGATATTGCTCTCTATCTGAAAGCACGGGTTGTTCCATGATCATCCTCGCTGTCGTCCATATCGCTCAAACAGGCGGCACATTCACTGATCGATGCGGCAAGACATCCTCTCCCCTGTTTCCCTGCACCAAGGCCAGGACTCTTTATTGGGCTTGAGCCGG
Encoded proteins:
- a CDS encoding DUF3788 family protein, which gives rise to MEQPVLSDREQYPTDEIIFAHIGVKKAHWSALFDYLHTHHPDFSLEWRYYQDGKSWLMKVTRRKQTIFWLSLAQSTFRTTFYFNRKAEEAIQQSALPQEMKARYRAGIRSNRICGLTVVHTAKRDLKTAQVLIALKVGLK
- a CDS encoding sodium/solute symporter (Members of the Solute:Sodium Symporter (SSS), TC 2.A.21 as described in tcdb.org, catalyze solute:Na+ symport. Known solutes for members of the family include sugars, amino acids, nucleosides, inositols, vitamins, urea or anions, depending on the system.), with the protein product MTTERIALQAWDWIVLLAYFAVMLAIGFYFSRRNKNTDDYMLGGRKMTSWRVGLSFFATMFSTVSYLSMPGEMVKNGPMMWSFLAAFPFIYLVVAIFFIPYIMKLKISSAYELLELRLGLKNRLLASIYFLVMRLVWMAVIIYMLADKVIVPIMGWPVETARWVSLMMGVITITYTSFGGLRGVVLTDVIQTFVLFGGSILAILIIVSDLGGAAAIIPAHWPEHWQNWVFFDTQTRVSFLTASLSMFGWHVCTAGSDQMAIQRYLATRDTKAAQRMYLSHVISNVLVFVLLATLGLSVMAFFQKNTLLIPSGHTLISAADRLFPHFIVAGLPVGVSGLVLAALFAAAMSSLSSGINSSCLVIIKDFVLVFRRQPLNEKKQVTLAKWISVLIGLVVVLTSLGIGSIKGNLLEMTYKTINLLTAPLFVPFFMAMFIPRAKPTAVFIGTLFSGATAALISYSYELFSITISFLWIIPSSFIAGIAACWLLSVFFFKKEEAKPL
- a CDS encoding Gfo/Idh/MocA family oxidoreductase, with the protein product MKTVKFGMIGLGLMGKEFAGCVARWGHLTDSPLQPEIVAVCDAEPSLFPWYAEHFPSLRQQTTSYRALLQNPEVEVVYCAVPHHLHEEIYIAVIQAGKHLMGEKPFGMDQKANERITHALRQHPDCFVRCTSQFPFFPAVQRICAMLEAGHFGRIIEVNAGFQHSSDLDPDKPINWKRQIEKNGEYGCMGDLGLHVCHVPFRAGWRIYNVRAILSDIVRERPDGRGSRVPCRTWDNATLFCEAADAESGDLCFPLTLKMQRIAPGEKNTWSLEILGTRAAARFSTKHPKTLQILEYAGGEQVWQHIDMGYETAFRTHTGSIFEFGFSDAILQMWAAFLYELHHQKPLKKFAACLTPQEAAFSHVLFTAALESQRDRRTVTLY
- a CDS encoding aminotransferase class III-fold pyridoxal phosphate-dependent enzyme, with translation MKEMWWKQSCQKVPHLVTERPGPQSMALSAKGSRYIKGLSSQVKLFPVCFEKGHGITLTDVDGNTYLDFSSGIYVTSFGHCHPKISAAVAHWAGTLMNCHDFITPVKEALVEKLAAIMPGDLNAVQFYSDGTTAVEAGQRAARAITGKHEFISGYRDFHGKTLGAVSCARMARAGVLSYGPSRSAGFYMVPRPDPYRPLFKKPDGRIDTDAYIDFYQEFIKEGTVNNIAAFVLEPAQGWAGSIFPPDDFFPKLKALCDKYHILLFADEVLTGLGRTGEVLCMNHWDVCPDIVTLGKSLGNGFPVTAMIVQQKYADVLEEISVSSSYGGNPMACAAALASIEVMEEEKILDNVRAIGALFMKRMQMMMQEHPIIGDIKGKGLLLGLELVKDKTSKEPFVQAGERVYQKAFAKGLAWIPAGHILRMSPPLIIDEKYAMLGMDLIEESITEVEKEFGY
- the nagA gene encoding N-acetylglucosamine-6-phosphate deacetylase — translated: MFALKGHIVTPDEMIDGCVVVKDGRVHQVCAQAPDAVRVIDYGDDWIVPGFIDLHTHGIGPYEPVDEQGLAGMAYEAIRYGTTGLLPTGAAMSVDQYVQLGVSTAEAARKVKGRAARLLGVHLEGPFINPVSSGAMALSTRRPITLSEAAIYVERIGEMLKIVTFSPELENGLELIRFLTSHGVVASLGHSVAGGEQLHAFVKAGLAHVVHLFNAFMPSGEKEPGVLQAGLIEHILVEDALTCELICDLHHVAPEIIKIAARVLGPHRFIAVTDSLYGAGLEDGMYAFPNGAPYRISNGVARLCGGKWDGGLAGSVLTMNRAFANLVQRCAVDPIHAARYTSTNPARILKIAAETGSIAPGKKADLAVLNADFHCIATYLQGNLVYEKR
- a CDS encoding aldo/keto reductase encodes the protein MKQRRLGRTEIPVSEISFGGVEIGLPYGIGVRSSADMPSEAESIHLLHQALELGITFFDTARAYGRSEELMGKAFKDRREQVILCSKCSLPVSPDSGTVKAGASAAIRRSLQKSLAALQTDYLDVLMLHNADLVTLNQESVS